The DNA window GCTGGCCCCGGCGACCAAGCCCGCAATATCAACAAATTCAAGCTGGGCCGGGATGGTTTTGACCGATTTGGCAAGCTTTGCCAATGTATCCAGACGTTCATCAGGCACAGAAACGCGCCCGGTATTGGGCTCTATGGTGCAAAACGGGTAATTCGCCGCCTCGGCCGATGCGGTTGCCGTCAGGGCATTAAACAGGGTGGACTTGCCAACATTGGGCAGTCCGACGATGCCACAGTTAAATCCCATTATGTTTCCCTGTCGTCTTTGGTTTTTTGGGGGGGGGCTTGCGGACCAATAATTTGGCCAAGGGTGTTGGTGAAGCCCTTTTCATCATTTGCAGCCAACTTTGGAAAGGATTCTGCGACCGCATCCAGAAGGGGGCTCAGCCAGACCATATCTGCTTTTGAAAAATCATCCAGAACATGGCCGGTGACCCGTTCTTTTAATCCGGGATGGCCAACACCCATGCGTACCCGGTGATAGTTCTTGCCAATATGGGCATCAATATCGCGCAGCCCATTGTGCCCGGCATGGCCGCCACCTTGTTTGATCCGCACTTTGCCCGGCGCCAGATCAATTTCGTCATGAATGACGATGACATCTTCCGCTTCAAGCTTGAAAAAGCGCAATGCAGCGCCCACGGCCAGACCGGATTCGTTCATGTAGGTTTCGGGTTTGATGGCCAGAATTTTATTGCCGTCCATGATGCCTTCGGCGCATTGGCTCTGGAAACGACCGCGCCAAGCACCAAAGCCATGGCGGCGGACAATTTCATCCACCGCCATAAAGCCAATATTGTGCCTGTTATGGGCATATTTAGTGCCGGGATTACCCAGCCCCACAAGCAATCGCATGGGTTTGCCTTGGTCAAAGGGTGGGTGGCTCTAAGCTTTGCCGCCCTCTCCCTTGTCGTCGCCGCCTTCTGCGGCTTCTGCACCTTCGGTACCTTCTGCACCTTCGACACCTTCTTCGCCTTCTTCGCCTTCTTCGCCTTCTTCAGCGGTGATCTCTTCTTCAACCACAACAGTCGGCGCGGCGATGGTGGCAATGGTGAAATCACGGTCGGTAATGGCCGGTGTTGCACCGTCCGGCAGATCGACATGACTGATATGAATACTGTCGCCAACTTCGCGACCGGTCAAATCAATGATCAGCGATTGGGGAATGGCATCCGCCCGACAGTTCAGTTCAATATCATGGCGCACAATATTCAACACGCCGCCCTGTTTGAGCCCCGGGGATTCTTCTTCATTTTCAAAGAGCATCGGGATGGCCACCGTCAAAGTGGTGGCTGCCGTAACTCTGAGAAAATCAACATGCATGGGGGCATCGGTGACAGGGTGGGATTGGACATCACGGGCAAGAACCCGGTGTTTTGTGTCATCCACATCAAGATCGATCAAGGTATTGAAAAACCCGGCACGGGTTAATTCCTTGTTCAAAATCTTGGGTTCCAAAGCGATCGAGACCGGGGCCTCTTTGCCGCCATAAATGACAGCGGGAATAAATCCAGTGCGACGAACGGCCCGAGCTGCTCCCTTACCTGCTCGGTCCTTGGCACGCGCCGAAAGCGAAATGACGTCAGCCATAGTGTAATTCTCCTTTGATTGTACGCCAGCCTCCAGGGTGCCAGCGTGTTTGAGCGGCTCGTATACGGCAAAAAAATAGGTTTTGGTAGTGCTGATTGCAGGTTTTAACCCTAAATTGCGGGTTTTTTACAGAAATTTACAGAAATTCCCAAAAATTTACAGAAATCAGTCAAACAGGTTGGAAATAGAGCTGTCATCCTCAATGCGCCGGATGGCTTCGGCCATGAGGGGGGCAATGGAAAGCTGTTGTACGGTATCAGATTGGTTGACCGCATCGGTCGCTTGAATCGAATCTGTCACCACCAAACGGCTCATGGGGGATGCGGTTGCCCGCGCCACGGCATCACCAGACAACACCCCGTGGGTGACATAGGCCGAGACGCTTTTGGCGCCCGCGTTGGTCAGGGCCACGGATGCATTGCAGAGCGTGCCAGCAGAATCGACAATATCGTCGATCAAAATGCAATCACGGCCTTTTACTTCGCCAATGATATTCATCACTTCTGATACGCCCGCGCGTTCACGGCGCTTGTCGATAATGGCAAGATCGGCATCAAGGCGGCTGGCCATGCCCCGGGCCCGTAACACACCGCCCACATCGGGGGAAACAACGCATAGGTCATCGCCGTTGAACACGTCTTTGATGTTTTTCGAAAACACCGGCTGGGCATAAAGATTGTCCACGGGAATATCGAAGAAACCCTGTATCTGCCCGGCATGAAGGTCCATGGTCAGGACCCGGTCGGCACCGGCTGCGGTAATCAGGTTGGCGACCAGCTTTGCAGAAATAGGGGCGCGAGGCGCGGTCTTGCGATCCTGGCGGGCATAGCCGAAATAGGGAATGACAGCCGTGACGCGTTTAGCGGAACCCCTGCGCAGGGCATCCAGGGTGATCAGCAATTCCATCAGATTATCGTTGGCCGGGAAAGACGTGGACTGGACGACAAAAACATCCTGGCCGCGCACATTTTCCAGAATTTCGACGTAAATTTCCATATCGGAAAAGCGTCGGACATCGGCCTTGGTCAGTTGGGTTCCAAGGTTTTTCGCAATGGCTTCGGCAAGAGGACGGTTGGAATTGCAGCACATAATTTTCATGATTGGGTCAGACAGACAGTTTTTTGACAGGACCTGAACAAGCGGGCTGAACTTACCAGCAGGGGGGCATTCTGGCAACGCCTCTATGGTGTGATTTTTTTCTGGTTCTGGTTGATTTGTGTGGGCGTTATTTTAAGACTGCGCTTGATTAATTGTGTCACGCCTTCGGCCCCGGCCTTTGTGGCAAGTGCTGCAACCGGTCCCCAGTTCTGATCCAGCGATCCTGCGCGAACCTGAGACGCCTGTCGAATGGTGCCGAGAACCCGGCCATCGGGGGCCAGAACCGACCATGCAATTCTGGCGCGCTCAAATTCGGGAGATATTTTTTCCATTTGGACATCCCCAACCAAAACCATGGCCGCCCCGTCGGTGGCAAGATCAGACGTAATTTTGAATCCCAGTTTTGAAAGGGCAAACCCCATGCTTCGGCGAAGGCTGATGGCCCCGTCTCCCGGTGCGCCTTCAATGCCCAGGATGGTAATGACGGGGGGGGACAAGGGTTTGGAATGGCCGGGAAAGAAGGGGGCCATGGCCTTGGCGACGCCGGTTGCGATCTTGGCTATAAATTTCTTGGGGGGGTTGTTTTGGTCGATTTTGCGTATTTTTTGCTGGTATTCGCCGACCATTAATCCTCTGGCATCCATCAGCCGCCAATGGATTTGCCCGGATCGTGTTGTTTGTGCAATTCCGATCAGGGTATAGCCGGTTTTGTGGGCAGAATTGCTTATCAGGCTGGTATGGGCTGGAATTTCCGCTTCGATCAGGGCCAAGGCAATGGCTTCGGTCAGTGCTTTGCTGGCGGGGACGCCAATGATTGGGGCGACCAGAACAGAGCCCTGATCTTGTGGCCTGAGCAGCAGATTGTGTTGGGAATGCCCCCCGGAATAAAGCTTGCCAGCAGGCGTGCAGGCAACAAGCGCGAAAAGTATTCCGATTGCCAGAAGGCCCTTCTTGATGGCGGTATTTTTATAACAAAACACAGCTCACCATCAGGGTTAGCACCAGAAACATCGTGAAGATAATAAGATGTGGCATGGTCGGTTCCTTAGGCCCTGCGTGCGATGACGGAAAGGTTGCGGCCATAGCCCGCCTCGCCATTCAGGGTGGATCGCCGATAGCTGAAAAACTGATCTTCCAGCGCACAGGTATCAAACCGGCTATGGCATACGGTGATGCCGCGACGCAAAAGACGCGCGCTTGTATACCCCCCAAGGTCAAATAGGTAATGCCCGGTTCTGGGCGCATCTTTGAAGAAGGTGATGGCGGCTGGGTCTTCGGCAAGAAACGGTGCGGGGAATTCGGGGCCGACCTCATAGGATTGCTGGCCGATTGCGGGGCCAATGGCTGCGGTAATGGTTTTGCCATTGGCACCGATGCTTTCCATGGCATCG is part of the Rhodospirillales bacterium genome and encodes:
- a CDS encoding ribose-phosphate pyrophosphokinase, which produces MKIMCCNSNRPLAEAIAKNLGTQLTKADVRRFSDMEIYVEILENVRGQDVFVVQSTSFPANDNLMELLITLDALRRGSAKRVTAVIPYFGYARQDRKTAPRAPISAKLVANLITAAGADRVLTMDLHAGQIQGFFDIPVDNLYAQPVFSKNIKDVFNGDDLCVVSPDVGGVLRARGMASRLDADLAIIDKRRERAGVSEVMNIIGEVKGRDCILIDDIVDSAGTLCNASVALTNAGAKSVSAYVTHGVLSGDAVARATASPMSRLVVTDSIQATDAVNQSDTVQQLSIAPLMAEAIRRIEDDSSISNLFD
- a CDS encoding 50S ribosomal protein L25/general stress protein Ctc produces the protein MADVISLSARAKDRAGKGAARAVRRTGFIPAVIYGGKEAPVSIALEPKILNKELTRAGFFNTLIDLDVDDTKHRVLARDVQSHPVTDAPMHVDFLRVTAATTLTVAIPMLFENEEESPGLKQGGVLNIVRHDIELNCRADAIPQSLIIDLTGREVGDSIHISHVDLPDGATPAITDRDFTIATIAAPTVVVEEEITAEEGEEGEEGEEGVEGAEGTEGAEAAEGGDDKGEGGKA
- a CDS encoding aminoacyl-tRNA hydrolase: MRLLVGLGNPGTKYAHNRHNIGFMAVDEIVRRHGFGAWRGRFQSQCAEGIMDGNKILAIKPETYMNESGLAVGAALRFFKLEAEDVIVIHDEIDLAPGKVRIKQGGGHAGHNGLRDIDAHIGKNYHRVRMGVGHPGLKERVTGHVLDDFSKADMVWLSPLLDAVAESFPKLAANDEKGFTNTLGQIIGPQAPPQKTKDDRET